In bacterium, the following proteins share a genomic window:
- a CDS encoding T9SS type A sorting domain-containing protein: protein MLFLHVMNACRIHAVVLTRSLFATVIILLCAVPSSLEAQVVAQVWESDTSWYDEATGTYDPFDISADVSVLNTGADTAYDVRVEIYCPEGLMLDDKLMTRTIDLEDPIAPGDSVVLPLDLKQNIRHSGKLYVPQQLFWLIKWKESAGSAVNTREGHGVVMDLGGCSGERIPNDLRVEAQFPDTLRLNEVSDSTGELLLEIPIRIYSASGSARLLKDFLLDTDGLFAFGARVFYEFTDPMGGFDGIRIGAGDTLLVNCRMWIPVSTLSDFLLFHFETIVYNEDDCTDFLAYAMTETSAVPVIRARLAELAVRFRLDRQKPAGPSMNVNLETWCGSQSVTLLKNAIELHDNGVPMEFAYSGQEFNDEVRAIRLAFALDLSHSMADGAALELTKDLIRQAGGMLDAGRDTLVVYELTDHLEGMREFTGIMSGLADYLDTLTARGGQQIEVGLKEAVLAETRNPHSGSSLMYYLSDGWHQSAQQAQDSASLIASRHSIRLSQAMPTTSALLVRSESYQYPSYLSSSYLLDRIVSERLADQRYRDAGIHYNIHCWSGPEHELSLRLTDGCGKDTTISHTFTVPEERTTPLRVLGEKLQVHAGQPVSVSFRYELAVGESWANSECLLTWDTLVLQLDSIHYAGGSYGDLLNPLEKKGSLFFGIHTNRVPGSGPIGTFHFTALATEDTLETPVTCHVWGRYGNCIVTEAGQAELTVMPVVSSVTSQSLADGFQLLSAYPQPARDQLHLTYQSDVATAVRASIVDILGREVWHGILPASQGRERVHTIALSSKLPSGMYLLRITADGVKGQAGASTVSVTRFQLLHP from the coding sequence ATGCTATTCCTGCACGTGATGAATGCCTGTCGCATACATGCTGTCGTTCTGACACGATCGCTTTTTGCCACTGTGATCATTCTACTCTGTGCTGTGCCTTCCTCTCTGGAGGCGCAGGTTGTCGCACAGGTCTGGGAGTCGGATACCTCCTGGTATGACGAAGCCACGGGGACATACGATCCCTTTGACATTTCGGCTGACGTCTCGGTTTTGAACACCGGAGCTGATACGGCGTACGATGTGAGGGTGGAGATCTACTGTCCTGAAGGACTCATGCTTGATGACAAGCTGATGACCCGAACGATCGATCTTGAAGACCCGATTGCTCCCGGTGATTCGGTTGTTCTGCCTCTGGACCTGAAGCAGAATATCCGTCACAGTGGAAAGCTGTATGTGCCGCAGCAGCTGTTCTGGCTTATCAAGTGGAAGGAGAGTGCCGGGAGTGCAGTCAACACGCGTGAGGGACATGGGGTGGTGATGGATCTTGGTGGGTGCTCTGGAGAACGTATTCCGAACGATCTGAGGGTGGAAGCACAGTTCCCTGATACACTGCGCCTGAATGAAGTTTCCGACTCCACCGGCGAACTGTTGCTCGAAATCCCCATTCGCATATACAGCGCGAGTGGGAGCGCGCGATTGCTGAAGGATTTCCTGCTCGATACTGACGGATTGTTTGCCTTCGGAGCACGGGTTTTCTATGAATTCACCGATCCCATGGGTGGTTTTGACGGCATACGCATCGGAGCTGGAGACACCCTGCTTGTCAATTGCAGAATGTGGATCCCGGTTTCCACATTATCGGATTTCCTCCTGTTCCATTTCGAAACAATCGTTTACAACGAAGACGACTGTACGGATTTCCTGGCGTATGCAATGACCGAGACAAGCGCCGTGCCCGTAATCAGGGCCCGGCTGGCGGAACTTGCAGTCCGCTTCCGGCTCGACCGTCAGAAGCCGGCTGGTCCATCAATGAACGTCAATCTTGAAACATGGTGTGGTTCACAGTCCGTCACATTGTTGAAGAACGCTATTGAACTCCATGACAACGGTGTACCGATGGAATTCGCCTATAGCGGACAGGAGTTCAATGACGAGGTCCGCGCGATACGGCTCGCCTTTGCCTTGGATCTGAGCCACAGTATGGCGGATGGAGCAGCACTCGAGCTGACAAAGGATCTCATACGTCAGGCAGGTGGGATGCTCGATGCCGGTCGTGACACCCTGGTCGTTTATGAACTGACGGATCATCTCGAAGGGATGCGGGAATTCACAGGGATCATGTCCGGGCTTGCCGACTATCTGGATACACTCACGGCGAGAGGTGGACAACAGATCGAGGTGGGACTGAAGGAAGCGGTGCTTGCCGAAACGCGGAACCCGCATAGCGGATCTTCATTGATGTACTATTTATCCGATGGTTGGCATCAGTCCGCACAACAGGCGCAGGATTCCGCATCGTTGATTGCGAGCAGGCACTCCATTCGGTTGTCTCAGGCGATGCCCACGACATCAGCATTGTTGGTCCGCTCCGAATCGTACCAATACCCTTCTTACCTGTCGTCCTCGTATCTTCTTGATCGTATTGTGAGTGAGCGTCTCGCAGACCAACGTTATCGCGATGCAGGCATACATTATAATATCCATTGCTGGAGCGGTCCTGAACATGAACTCTCGCTTCGGCTAACGGACGGATGTGGAAAGGACACGACGATCTCTCACACGTTCACCGTGCCGGAGGAACGCACCACACCCCTGCGCGTCTTGGGAGAAAAGCTGCAGGTTCATGCCGGTCAGCCAGTTTCCGTCAGTTTTCGATACGAGTTGGCGGTTGGGGAATCATGGGCAAACTCCGAGTGTCTGCTTACCTGGGATACACTTGTTCTTCAATTGGACAGCATCCATTATGCCGGAGGTTCATACGGCGATTTGCTGAATCCGCTGGAGAAGAAGGGAAGCCTTTTCTTTGGAATCCACACGAACAGGGTACCTGGGAGTGGACCTATTGGAACATTCCATTTCACAGCGCTGGCTACAGAGGACACACTTGAAACACCGGTTACCTGTCACGTCTGGGGGAGATACGGCAACTGTATCGTGACCGAAGCAGGACAGGCTGAACTCACGGTGATGCCAGTAGTTTCCAGTGTTACCTCTCAGTCTCTCGCTGATGGATTCCAACTCCTGAGCGCATACCCTCAGCCCGCGCGGGATCAGCTGCACCTCACCTACCAGTCGGATGTGGCAACCGCAGTTCGTGCAAGTATTGTTGACATCCTGGGACGTGAAGTATGGCATGGCATCCTGCCTGCCAGCCAGGGACGGGAGCGTGTGCATACCATTGCACTGAGCAGTAAGCTTCCTTCAGGGATGTACCTCCTGCGCATTACCGCCGATGGTGTGAAAGGCCAGGCCGGAGCATCTACTGTGTCTGTTACGCGATTTCAACTTCTACATCCATAA
- a CDS encoding nitroreductase family protein, translated as MDVCPKDVLQLRAAKVATIEERVDECILCGQCVAVCPTASITMPDLPEANFRKLNRDVLSAEQFEDFLRSRRSVRTFRNTPVEREVVDRILAMAALAPMGFPPHSTGVVVLSDREERKHLLEELVEGYASIDKAMGSAVGRFFVRRAAGGENYRMLREHILHLTRTANADFRRDRKDRYTYNAPVIMLFHGDTGAMSYEENAHIVCHQAMLAALSMGLGSTIIGLVPPIVDRSKELRQRYGIPDSHRVITSLVLGYPKYRYRQSIQRPLNSVAFR; from the coding sequence GTGGATGTTTGCCCGAAAGATGTATTGCAACTTCGTGCAGCCAAAGTAGCAACGATAGAAGAACGCGTCGATGAGTGCATCCTCTGCGGTCAATGTGTTGCTGTGTGTCCAACAGCCTCCATCACCATGCCCGATCTTCCGGAAGCAAATTTCCGGAAGCTCAACAGGGATGTGCTTTCCGCAGAGCAATTTGAAGATTTTCTTCGCTCACGCAGAAGCGTACGCACATTTCGCAACACTCCGGTTGAAAGGGAAGTGGTCGACCGGATCCTTGCGATGGCGGCACTTGCGCCAATGGGCTTCCCGCCGCATTCCACCGGGGTTGTGGTTCTGTCGGACAGAGAGGAAAGAAAACACCTGCTCGAAGAACTTGTGGAGGGGTACGCCTCCATCGATAAGGCGATGGGCAGCGCAGTCGGACGTTTCTTCGTTCGCCGCGCAGCGGGTGGGGAAAATTACCGCATGCTTCGCGAACATATACTGCATCTTACACGCACTGCGAATGCCGATTTTCGCCGGGACAGGAAGGACAGGTATACCTATAACGCGCCTGTCATCATGCTGTTTCATGGCGACACCGGGGCCATGTCGTACGAGGAGAACGCGCACATCGTTTGTCATCAGGCGATGCTTGCAGCGCTGTCGATGGGACTGGGCAGTACGATTATCGGACTGGTGCCACCGATCGTTGACAGGTCGAAGGAACTGCGGCAGCGCTACGGGATCCCGGATTCCCATCGGGTGATCACGTCTCTCGTTCTTGGTTATCCAAAGTACCGCTATCGCCAAAGCATTCAGCGTCCGCTCAACAGTGTGGCATTCAGGTAA
- a CDS encoding SDR family NAD(P)-dependent oxidoreductase, translated as MKLTGNTILVTGGSRGIGFAIAKRFLESGNTVIITGRSESHLEAATQKLPGVQSVCCDLRQADEIERLFTEVTKRWPALNILVNNAGVQFNYQFTEEPLPFTRVDDEVAVNLLAPIRLSALFLSTLSVQDEAAIINLTSALALAPKQNAAVYCATKSALQSFTQSLRYQVEGSPLRIVELMPPLVDTDMTAGRCTGKVTPSEVAEALMKGLERGATEILVGKTRILKTLIRILPSLVQSKMRVS; from the coding sequence ATGAAGCTCACCGGAAACACCATACTGGTCACGGGTGGCAGCCGTGGGATCGGATTTGCCATTGCGAAGCGCTTTCTCGAAAGCGGCAACACCGTCATCATCACGGGCCGCAGTGAGTCCCACCTGGAAGCAGCCACACAAAAACTCCCGGGCGTGCAATCCGTGTGCTGCGACCTCAGGCAGGCTGATGAAATCGAACGACTATTCACCGAGGTCACCAAACGCTGGCCCGCGCTCAATATCCTTGTCAACAATGCAGGCGTGCAGTTCAATTACCAGTTCACCGAGGAGCCGCTTCCGTTCACCCGCGTCGATGATGAGGTCGCGGTGAACCTGCTCGCCCCGATACGTCTGTCGGCATTGTTCCTGTCCACCCTGAGTGTGCAGGATGAAGCAGCCATCATCAACCTCACATCCGCGCTCGCCCTTGCACCAAAGCAGAATGCCGCGGTGTACTGCGCGACAAAGTCCGCCCTGCAGAGCTTCACACAAAGCCTCCGCTACCAGGTGGAGGGTAGTCCGCTTCGCATCGTCGAACTCATGCCTCCGCTCGTGGACACCGACATGACTGCAGGACGTTGTACAGGGAAGGTCACACCATCAGAAGTTGCCGAGGCGCTGATGAAAGGTCTGGAACGGGGAGCTACGGAAATCCTTGTCGGGAAAACGCGCATCCTGAAAACACTGATTCGCATTCTGCCATCGCTCGTGCAGAGTAAAATGCGTGTGTCATGA
- a CDS encoding SRPBCC domain-containing protein produces MTNTTTGIALITAFVLLLTMFVMIEGNTFRKEIRTDIVIRAPKHIVWNILSDFDNYSDWNPYHVRVERLAHRANSTNIEQHDRIQVFIHKPNGDSLDLEAEITRLDPGLALYWGEGLPGIFSGEHRFILEEIDSVTTRVRHDEDFWGLALPVVPLGAEYIEQGYNEMNIALKHIAEQQFAEAEQPQAAAERTAR; encoded by the coding sequence ATGACAAACACAACAACAGGAATCGCATTGATAACAGCCTTCGTCCTGCTGCTCACCATGTTCGTCATGATTGAAGGAAACACGTTCAGGAAGGAAATCCGCACCGACATCGTGATTCGCGCACCGAAACATATCGTCTGGAACATCCTCAGTGATTTTGACAACTACAGCGATTGGAATCCCTATCATGTTCGCGTAGAGCGACTCGCACACCGAGCCAACTCCACGAACATCGAGCAGCATGATCGAATCCAGGTATTCATCCACAAACCCAACGGCGACTCGCTGGATCTCGAAGCGGAGATCACAAGACTCGATCCCGGTCTCGCACTGTACTGGGGTGAAGGACTGCCCGGTATTTTCAGTGGTGAGCATCGCTTCATTCTCGAAGAAATCGACAGCGTCACGACACGCGTTCGGCATGATGAAGATTTCTGGGGACTGGCACTCCCCGTCGTACCCCTCGGCGCTGAATACATAGAACAGGGATACAACGAAATGAACATTGCACTCAAACACATTGCGGAGCAGCAGTTCGCGGAAGCCGAACAGCCCCAGGCTGCAGCGGAAAGGACAGCACGATGA
- a CDS encoding porin family protein, with protein MRHIYTLLLALAIVSSTVQAQSPTIDRNQWQIGLTFGEIPILAGSFKPGITVGYHFDEHFYLGVIIQSHDYIQRDQESFNAENTGLGGLLSSKERTGMRAGIEFRYRPVEWSPYVTAGWVYNDIDTEEMRFGNSERMIGENMYPGAIDITQSRPSGHGPTVGIGWQYDFDNRISVNTNLALSFFTAVATPDITVRHDAELREADLASLKQHMRKAYKDNLHNHYHMFNLGIAYRIAE; from the coding sequence ATGCGACACATATATACACTTCTCCTCGCCCTCGCCATCGTCAGCTCCACCGTGCAGGCGCAATCCCCTACTATCGATCGCAACCAGTGGCAGATCGGACTCACCTTCGGAGAGATTCCCATCCTTGCCGGCAGTTTCAAACCGGGCATCACCGTTGGCTACCATTTCGATGAGCATTTCTATCTTGGTGTCATCATACAGTCTCACGACTACATCCAGCGCGATCAGGAATCCTTCAACGCTGAGAACACCGGGCTCGGAGGACTGCTCTCTTCGAAGGAGCGTACAGGTATGCGGGCGGGAATTGAATTTCGCTATCGTCCGGTGGAATGGAGTCCCTACGTCACCGCCGGCTGGGTATACAACGACATCGATACCGAGGAAATGCGCTTCGGGAACAGTGAGCGCATGATAGGTGAAAACATGTATCCCGGAGCGATCGACATTACGCAGAGTCGTCCTTCGGGACATGGTCCCACCGTCGGCATCGGCTGGCAGTACGATTTCGACAATCGCATCAGTGTAAATACCAACCTTGCGCTTTCATTCTTCACTGCCGTTGCCACGCCGGATATCACGGTTCGGCACGATGCCGAACTTCGCGAGGCGGACCTTGCGTCTCTCAAGCAGCACATGCGCAAAGCATACAAGGACAACCTCCACAACCATTACCACATGTTCAATCTCGGCATTGCCTACAGGATCGCGGAGTAA
- a CDS encoding Crp/Fnr family transcriptional regulator, protein MRDAMRSAEAISDECWSDIQPRLRECSISKHGYFAAEGDNPTDLAFICKGVYRAFYRTPEGVEYNKTFFPEGTFMVALTAMVTGQPNLINLQALEDSKLLLLDYAQLLALYDRWPLLERMARRIIEFEWAKKEIREIRLVTDDATTRYEVFREEHPGLEQRIPQYHIASYLGVTPIQLSRIRKKLFQS, encoded by the coding sequence ATGCGTGACGCCATGCGCAGCGCTGAGGCGATATCGGATGAATGCTGGTCTGACATTCAGCCCCGGCTGCGTGAATGCAGTATTTCGAAACACGGCTATTTTGCAGCCGAGGGTGACAATCCAACCGATCTCGCTTTCATCTGCAAGGGAGTCTACCGTGCATTTTACCGTACCCCTGAGGGAGTGGAATACAACAAGACGTTCTTCCCGGAAGGAACGTTCATGGTCGCACTAACCGCGATGGTTACGGGACAGCCGAACCTAATCAACCTGCAGGCGCTCGAGGATTCAAAGCTGCTTTTGCTCGATTACGCGCAGCTGCTCGCACTGTATGATCGCTGGCCACTGCTCGAGCGCATGGCGCGCCGCATCATCGAGTTCGAGTGGGCGAAAAAGGAGATACGGGAAATACGCCTGGTTACGGATGATGCGACCACCCGATACGAGGTATTCAGGGAGGAGCATCCCGGACTCGAGCAGCGTATCCCGCAATATCACATCGCCTCCTACCTCGGTGTGACACCCATACAGCTGAGTCGTATACGGAAAAAACTCTTTCAATCCTGA